From the Perca flavescens isolate YP-PL-M2 chromosome 21, PFLA_1.0, whole genome shotgun sequence genome, one window contains:
- the LOC114547760 gene encoding histone H3.3 — protein sequence MARTKQTARKSTGGKAPRKQLATKAARKSAPSTGGVKKPHRYRPGTVALREIRRYQKSTELLIRKLPFQRLVREIAQDFKTDLRFQSAAIGALQEASEAYLVGLFEDTNLCAIHAKRVTIMPKDIQLARRIRGERA from the exons ATGGCCCGTACCAAGCAGACTGCCCGTAAATCCACTGGAGGAAAGGCGCCAAGGAAGCAGCTGGCTACCAAGGCAGCCAGGAAGAGCGCACCGTCCACGGGAGGAGTCAAGAAGCCCCATCGCTACAG ACCTGGAACTGTGGCTCTGAGGGAGATCCGTCGTTACCAGAAGTCCACCGAGCTGCTCATCCGCAAGCTGCCTTTCCAGCGTCTTGTGAGAGAAATTGCACAGGATTTCAAGACTGATCTGCGCTTCCAGAGTGCTGCCATTGGAGCTCTTCAG gaagccagtgaggCCTACCTGGTGGGTCTGTTTGAGGACACCAACCTGTGCGCAATCCACGCCAAACGTGTCACAATTATGCCCAAAGATATCCAGCTGGCTCGTAGGataaggggagagagggcctaA
- the LOC114547755 gene encoding uncharacterized protein LOC114547755 isoform X2 encodes MAPKDPLLGTLKLCVLNLQSNGEIVSDTNPHLASCCQLLELVLRKGLQQPVLSLVHRDYWQCFEQLTHHDTCGRLSGLSLIVEQTRVCRKLLSAQGRGRYLLRLALSRKALPQFITHLLHTPRLLEWYSPAMSIIRNEEFVEPFMSLLLVLSHMEFKLGMENCSFLDESWLLPVCETYEVVPCREVGMVLRYLSGRVFVLDLMPGSQAHVDNFISPGDIIDEINGTSLRNSKNGQAGVLLSRLKGCPLSIGVLRWRAQDGTVYLPLIKLLQTLRMEDPTLQLGPAPSQQSVSKDQRNSPSQCLKEGRIVYIVQFLGKANVMFGGKEVLQHAITQVLQKNLPSKEVLLDMKETHLTCTERNSKLELFKHHYPEISCVGRFGQADYTIFAFCVAGSPETPRSTGFCCVALRASTIKECEEIVCRIAAGFKHTEWFV; translated from the exons TGTGTGTCCTGAACCTGCAGTCAAATGGAGAGATTGTGTCAGATACCAACCCTCACCTCGCCTCCTGCTGTCAGCTTCTTGAGCTGGTCCTCAGGAAGGGGCTCCAAC AGCCGGTTCTCAGTCTGGTACACAGAGACTACTGGCAGTGTTTTGAACAGCTTACCCACCACGATACCTGTGGCAG gctgtCTGGCCTGTCTTTAATAGTGGAGCAGACCAGAGTTTGCAGGAAGCTGCTCTCAGCTCAGGGCCGAGGCCGCTACCTGCTCAGGCTGGCCCTCAGCCGCAAGGCTCTACCACAGTTCATCACACACCTGCTGCACACACCCAGACTCCTGGAG TGGTACAGTCCAGCAATGTCAATCATCAGGAATGAGGAATTTGTGG AGCCTTTTATGTCGCTGCTGCTGGTCCTCTCTCACATGGAGTTCAAACTGGGCATGGAG AATTGCAGTTTTCTGGATGAAAGCTGGCTTCTACCG GTGTGTGAGACATATGAAGTAGTGCCCTGTCGGGAGGTAGGGATGGTGTTGAG gtATCTAAGTGGGCGCGTCTTTGTCCTCGACTTGATGCCTGGTAGTCAGGCTCATGTCGACAACTTTATCTCTCCTGGTGACATCATTGATGAGATCAACGGAACCTCGCTGAGGAATTCCAAGAATGGACAG GCAGGTGTGCTTCTGTCTCGCCTAAAGGGCTGCCCTCTATCCATTGGTGTTTTGCGGTGGAGGGCTCAAGATGGGACAGTGTATCTGCCCCTTATCAAACTCCTGCAGACCCTGAGGATGGAGGACCCCACCCTGCAGCTTGGTCCCGCTCCCTCCCAGCAGTCAGTTTCCAAGGACCAGAGAAACTCTCCGTCACAGTGTCTCAAGGAGGGAAG GATTGTGTACATTGTGCAGTTCTTGGGAAAGGCAAACGTAAtg TTTGGGGGAAAGGAGGTGCTGCAGCATGCCATTACACAAGTGTTGCAGAAAAACCTACCTAGCAAG GAAGTGCTACTGGATAtgaaggaaacgcatttgacaTGCACAGAAAGAAACAGTAAATTG GAGCTGTTTAAGCATCACTATCCAGAGATTTCATGCGTAGGGAGATTCGGCCAAGCAGACTACACAATATTTGCATTCTGCGTGGC TGGATCCCCAGAAACCCCTCGGTCAACAGGCTTCTGCTGCGTGGCACTGAGGGCCAGCACTATCAAGGAGTGTGAAGAAATTGTCTGCCGTATTG CTGCTGGTTTCAAGCATACTGAGTGGTTTGTATGA
- the LOC114547755 gene encoding uncharacterized protein LOC114547755 isoform X1 has product MTGGVVCLLSKTASYHSWTSNMAPKDPLLGTLKLCVLNLQSNGEIVSDTNPHLASCCQLLELVLRKGLQQPVLSLVHRDYWQCFEQLTHHDTCGRLSGLSLIVEQTRVCRKLLSAQGRGRYLLRLALSRKALPQFITHLLHTPRLLEWYSPAMSIIRNEEFVEPFMSLLLVLSHMEFKLGMENCSFLDESWLLPVCETYEVVPCREVGMVLRYLSGRVFVLDLMPGSQAHVDNFISPGDIIDEINGTSLRNSKNGQAGVLLSRLKGCPLSIGVLRWRAQDGTVYLPLIKLLQTLRMEDPTLQLGPAPSQQSVSKDQRNSPSQCLKEGRIVYIVQFLGKANVMFGGKEVLQHAITQVLQKNLPSKEVLLDMKETHLTCTERNSKLELFKHHYPEISCVGRFGQADYTIFAFCVAGSPETPRSTGFCCVALRASTIKECEEIVCRIAAGFKHTEWFV; this is encoded by the exons TGTGTGTCCTGAACCTGCAGTCAAATGGAGAGATTGTGTCAGATACCAACCCTCACCTCGCCTCCTGCTGTCAGCTTCTTGAGCTGGTCCTCAGGAAGGGGCTCCAAC AGCCGGTTCTCAGTCTGGTACACAGAGACTACTGGCAGTGTTTTGAACAGCTTACCCACCACGATACCTGTGGCAG gctgtCTGGCCTGTCTTTAATAGTGGAGCAGACCAGAGTTTGCAGGAAGCTGCTCTCAGCTCAGGGCCGAGGCCGCTACCTGCTCAGGCTGGCCCTCAGCCGCAAGGCTCTACCACAGTTCATCACACACCTGCTGCACACACCCAGACTCCTGGAG TGGTACAGTCCAGCAATGTCAATCATCAGGAATGAGGAATTTGTGG AGCCTTTTATGTCGCTGCTGCTGGTCCTCTCTCACATGGAGTTCAAACTGGGCATGGAG AATTGCAGTTTTCTGGATGAAAGCTGGCTTCTACCG GTGTGTGAGACATATGAAGTAGTGCCCTGTCGGGAGGTAGGGATGGTGTTGAG gtATCTAAGTGGGCGCGTCTTTGTCCTCGACTTGATGCCTGGTAGTCAGGCTCATGTCGACAACTTTATCTCTCCTGGTGACATCATTGATGAGATCAACGGAACCTCGCTGAGGAATTCCAAGAATGGACAG GCAGGTGTGCTTCTGTCTCGCCTAAAGGGCTGCCCTCTATCCATTGGTGTTTTGCGGTGGAGGGCTCAAGATGGGACAGTGTATCTGCCCCTTATCAAACTCCTGCAGACCCTGAGGATGGAGGACCCCACCCTGCAGCTTGGTCCCGCTCCCTCCCAGCAGTCAGTTTCCAAGGACCAGAGAAACTCTCCGTCACAGTGTCTCAAGGAGGGAAG GATTGTGTACATTGTGCAGTTCTTGGGAAAGGCAAACGTAAtg TTTGGGGGAAAGGAGGTGCTGCAGCATGCCATTACACAAGTGTTGCAGAAAAACCTACCTAGCAAG GAAGTGCTACTGGATAtgaaggaaacgcatttgacaTGCACAGAAAGAAACAGTAAATTG GAGCTGTTTAAGCATCACTATCCAGAGATTTCATGCGTAGGGAGATTCGGCCAAGCAGACTACACAATATTTGCATTCTGCGTGGC TGGATCCCCAGAAACCCCTCGGTCAACAGGCTTCTGCTGCGTGGCACTGAGGGCCAGCACTATCAAGGAGTGTGAAGAAATTGTCTGCCGTATTG CTGCTGGTTTCAAGCATACTGAGTGGTTTGTATGA